In Streptomyces sp. NBC_00483, a single window of DNA contains:
- a CDS encoding quaternary amine ABC transporter ATP-binding protein, whose protein sequence is MVFGGRQQEAVDKLRGGADREELRAEGTTAAVIDASFTVEPGQIFVVMGLSGSGKSTLLRMLNGLLEPTSGHVKFDGEDLTALAPRELREVRARKISMVFQHFALFPHRSVMENAGYGLEVQGVPRAEREERAIEALRLAGLEGWEKSFPDELSGGMQQRVGLARALATDADLLLMDESFSALDPLIRRDMQDQLLELQKTLKKTIVFITHDLNEAMRLGDNIAVMRDGRIVQIGSAEDILVTPANDYVASFTQDVDRSRVLSARAIMAEPAEGYAMADAPARVHEDTPIVELFTPCSTSEIPVAVVNDAGDLVGVVPRERLLAVLGEPTKTVEANGAASDLIEDEPAKKVIAGA, encoded by the coding sequence ATGGTGTTCGGCGGGAGACAACAGGAGGCTGTGGACAAGCTCCGCGGCGGCGCGGACCGTGAGGAGCTGCGCGCCGAGGGAACCACGGCCGCCGTGATCGACGCGTCGTTCACCGTCGAGCCCGGCCAGATCTTCGTCGTCATGGGCCTGTCGGGATCGGGCAAGTCGACGTTGCTCCGGATGCTCAACGGCCTCCTGGAGCCGACGTCGGGACATGTGAAGTTCGACGGCGAGGACCTGACCGCTCTCGCTCCGCGCGAACTGCGCGAGGTCCGCGCCCGCAAGATCAGCATGGTGTTCCAGCACTTCGCGCTGTTCCCGCACCGCTCCGTGATGGAGAACGCGGGCTATGGCCTCGAGGTGCAGGGCGTTCCGCGTGCGGAGCGCGAGGAGCGGGCGATCGAGGCGCTGCGGTTGGCCGGTCTTGAGGGGTGGGAGAAGTCCTTCCCCGACGAGCTGTCCGGCGGTATGCAGCAGCGTGTGGGCCTGGCCCGCGCGCTCGCGACCGACGCCGATCTGCTGCTGATGGACGAGTCGTTCAGTGCGCTCGACCCGCTGATCCGGCGCGACATGCAGGACCAGTTGCTTGAGCTGCAGAAGACGCTGAAGAAGACGATCGTCTTCATCACGCACGATCTGAACGAGGCCATGCGTCTGGGCGACAACATCGCGGTCATGCGCGATGGTCGTATCGTCCAGATCGGTTCGGCCGAGGACATTCTCGTCACGCCGGCCAACGATTACGTGGCCTCCTTCACGCAGGACGTCGACCGTTCCCGTGTGCTGAGCGCGCGGGCGATCATGGCCGAGCCGGCGGAGGGCTACGCGATGGCGGACGCCCCGGCGAGGGTCCACGAGGACACGCCCATCGTCGAGCTCTTTACGCCGTGCTCGACGAGCGAGATACCCGTGGCCGTCGTGAACGACGCGGGTGACCTTGTCGGTGTGGTGCCGCGCGAGCGGCTGCTGGCCGTGCTCGGTGAGCCGACGAAGACCGTGGAAGCCAATGGAGCGGCCTCCGACCTCATCGAGGACGAGCCGGCGAAGAAGGTGATCGCTGGTGCCTAG
- a CDS encoding AMP-binding protein translates to MATSALTVTGLADLLDRQARARPHAPALVTTGRHGDERVPLSYEALDALADQEAERLAAAGLGAGDVLGLVAGNTVEFVVALLGAARAGVVAAPLDPGLSDAELRLRVGDLGASAVLGHDGAIGVGVDAGAGRRAGKEDALVLFTAGATGRARMVPLTHANVAASVNNICATYALGPDDATVAVMPFFHGHGLFASLLSTLASGGCVLLPAGGRFSAETFWADLRAAGASWFTAVPTIHEALLDRSSEAADVGAPPPLRFVRSCGAPLNAASQRALERMFGAPLLSAYGMTEAAHQISSEPLPERGPLKHGTVGRATGVRLRVVDQDGKVCPAGVRGEVWVRGPSVTGGGGGWLRTGDLGWLDEDGYLSLTGRIESLIVRGGRTISPEYVEDVLAGCPSVAEAAVFAVGGERIGAAVVVRGEECVGAEDVLRYSRERLAAAAVPDRIVFVSALPRTAQGGLDRLAVRERYE, encoded by the coding sequence ATGGCCACGTCGGCCCTGACCGTCACGGGGCTCGCCGATCTCCTCGACCGGCAGGCTCGTGCGCGGCCCCACGCTCCCGCGCTCGTCACCACCGGCCGACACGGTGACGAGCGGGTTCCCCTGTCGTACGAGGCGTTGGACGCCCTCGCGGACCAGGAGGCGGAGCGGCTCGCCGCCGCAGGTCTGGGGGCGGGTGATGTGCTTGGGCTCGTCGCGGGCAACACCGTCGAGTTCGTGGTCGCGCTGCTCGGTGCGGCTCGCGCGGGGGTGGTCGCCGCTCCTCTGGATCCGGGTCTGTCCGATGCCGAACTGCGTTTGCGGGTCGGTGATTTGGGGGCGAGCGCCGTGCTCGGCCACGACGGGGCCATCGGCGTCGGCGTTGATGCCGGCGCCGGGCGCCGTGCGGGGAAGGAGGACGCGCTCGTCCTGTTCACCGCGGGGGCCACGGGCCGCGCCCGCATGGTGCCGCTCACGCACGCCAATGTGGCGGCGTCCGTCAACAACATCTGTGCCACCTACGCGTTGGGGCCCGACGACGCGACCGTCGCGGTCATGCCGTTCTTCCACGGGCACGGGCTCTTCGCCTCGCTCCTGTCCACGCTGGCCAGCGGGGGGTGTGTGCTGCTGCCGGCAGGCGGGCGGTTCTCGGCCGAGACGTTCTGGGCGGATCTGCGGGCGGCGGGGGCGAGTTGGTTCACGGCGGTGCCGACGATCCACGAGGCGCTGCTCGACCGCTCGTCGGAGGCAGCCGACGTGGGGGCGCCGCCGCCGCTGCGGTTCGTACGCAGTTGTGGCGCGCCGCTCAACGCCGCGTCCCAGCGGGCCCTTGAGCGGATGTTCGGCGCGCCACTGCTGTCCGCGTACGGGATGACCGAGGCCGCGCACCAGATCTCCAGCGAGCCGCTGCCGGAGCGCGGGCCGCTCAAGCACGGCACGGTGGGGCGGGCGACCGGGGTGCGGCTGCGCGTCGTCGACCAGGACGGGAAGGTGTGTCCGGCAGGGGTGCGGGGTGAGGTGTGGGTGCGGGGGCCCTCCGTGACCGGTGGGGGTGGTGGGTGGTTGCGCACGGGGGACCTGGGGTGGCTCGACGAGGACGGGTACCTGTCGTTGACCGGGCGGATCGAGAGCCTCATCGTCCGGGGTGGGCGGACGATCTCGCCCGAGTACGTGGAGGACGTGCTGGCCGGGTGTCCGTCGGTGGCGGAGGCGGCGGTGTTCGCGGTGGGTGGGGAGCGGATCGGGGCCGCGGTGGTGGTGCGTGGGGAGGAGTGTGTGGGGGCGGAGGACGTGTTGCGGTACTCGCGGGAGCGGTTGGCCGCGGCGGCGGTGCCGGACCGGATCGTTTTCGTGTCCGCCCTGCCGAGGACGGCGCAGGGAGGGTTGGATCGGTTGGCCGTGCGGGAGCGGTACGAGTGA
- a CDS encoding LysR family transcriptional regulator produces MLFRQLEYFVAVARERHFARAAESCYVSQPALSAAIAKLERELNVTLINRGHNYQGLTPEGERLVVWAKRILAEQDAFKAEVAAVQSGITGTLRLGTDPTASTTLALPVGAFCSAHPLAKVQVRSRLSTKELHRQLRDFELDVAIAHFDPDDQEGLQVVPLYQERYMLLVSDDQFKSRTNSLTWADAAQLPLALLTPDMRIRQIIDKVFANKGLEVTPQVETDSIASLYAHVGGGEWASVVPHTWLRAMPVDGRTRALPLIDPEAGAQVSVAIHAGTPGSVAARAFVSAATALNLDEVFEQRVPAN; encoded by the coding sequence ATGCTGTTCCGGCAGTTGGAGTACTTCGTGGCGGTGGCGCGCGAGCGGCACTTCGCACGCGCCGCCGAATCCTGCTACGTCTCCCAGCCCGCGCTCTCCGCGGCGATAGCCAAGCTGGAGCGCGAGCTGAACGTCACGCTGATCAACCGCGGCCACAACTACCAGGGCCTCACCCCGGAGGGCGAGCGCCTGGTGGTGTGGGCGAAACGCATCCTCGCGGAGCAGGACGCGTTCAAGGCCGAGGTCGCCGCGGTCCAGTCGGGCATCACGGGCACGCTGCGCCTGGGCACGGACCCCACGGCGTCGACGACACTGGCACTCCCGGTGGGCGCCTTCTGCTCGGCCCACCCTTTGGCAAAGGTCCAGGTCCGCTCGCGCCTCTCCACGAAGGAACTCCACCGCCAACTCCGCGACTTCGAACTCGACGTGGCCATCGCCCACTTCGACCCGGACGACCAGGAGGGCCTGCAAGTGGTCCCCCTCTACCAGGAGCGGTACATGCTCCTGGTCTCGGACGACCAGTTCAAGTCCCGTACGAACAGCCTCACTTGGGCGGACGCGGCGCAACTCCCCCTGGCACTGCTGACACCCGACATGCGCATCCGCCAGATCATCGACAAGGTCTTCGCGAACAAGGGCCTGGAGGTCACCCCCCAGGTCGAGACCGACTCCATCGCCTCCCTGTACGCACATGTGGGCGGCGGCGAATGGGCCAGCGTCGTGCCCCACACCTGGCTGCGCGCGATGCCGGTGGACGGCCGCACGCGAGCGCTGCCGCTGATCGACCCGGAGGCCGGCGCCCAGGTCTCGGTGGCCATCCACGCGGGAACCCCGGGCTCGGTGGCGGCACGGGCGTTCGTGAGCGCGGCGACGGCACTGAACCTGGACGAGGTGTTCGAGCAGAGGGTCCCGGCAAATTAA
- a CDS encoding 2-dehydropantoate 2-reductase — protein sequence MKIAVVGAGAIGAYVGAALHRGGADVHLVARKDHLRAIQAEGVRVLSPRGDFTAHPHATDDPNEIGPVDYVFLGLKAHSYPSCGSLVAPLLGEHTALVAGQNGVPWWYFHKLTGPYEGRRIEAVDPGGATSKVLPPERAIGCVVYPATVIESPGVIRHLEGTRFSIGEPDGSLSQRCTDLSEAMVAGGLKCPVEQNLRDDIWIKLMGNAAFNPISALTRATMTDMCRHPPTRTMVARVMEEILDIAARVGSTPEISIEKRLRGAEGVGAHKTSMLQDLEAGKQLELDAIVTAVVEMADITGAEAPTLRAIHAATDLLARTVLP from the coding sequence ATGAAGATCGCAGTTGTCGGCGCCGGAGCCATCGGCGCGTACGTCGGCGCGGCCCTGCACCGCGGCGGCGCGGACGTGCACCTCGTCGCGCGCAAGGACCATCTGCGCGCCATCCAGGCGGAAGGCGTCCGCGTGCTCAGCCCGCGCGGCGACTTCACCGCCCACCCGCACGCCACCGACGACCCGAACGAGATCGGCCCCGTGGACTACGTGTTCCTCGGCCTCAAGGCCCACTCGTACCCGTCGTGCGGCTCGCTCGTCGCCCCGCTGCTCGGCGAACACACCGCGCTGGTGGCCGGGCAGAACGGCGTCCCGTGGTGGTACTTCCACAAGCTGACGGGCCCGTACGAGGGCCGGCGCATCGAGGCGGTCGACCCGGGCGGCGCGACCAGCAAGGTGCTGCCGCCCGAGCGCGCGATCGGCTGCGTGGTCTACCCGGCCACGGTCATCGAATCCCCGGGCGTCATACGGCACTTGGAAGGCACCCGCTTCTCCATCGGCGAGCCGGACGGGAGTCTCTCGCAGCGCTGCACGGACCTCAGCGAGGCCATGGTCGCGGGCGGGCTCAAGTGTCCCGTCGAGCAGAATCTGCGCGACGACATCTGGATCAAGCTCATGGGCAACGCGGCCTTCAACCCGATCAGCGCGCTGACCCGGGCCACCATGACCGACATGTGCCGGCACCCACCGACCCGCACCATGGTCGCCCGCGTCATGGAGGAGATCCTCGACATCGCCGCCCGCGTCGGCTCGACCCCGGAGATCTCCATCGAGAAACGCCTGCGCGGCGCCGAGGGCGTAGGAGCCCACAAGACCTCCATGCTCCAGGACCTGGAAGCGGGAAAACAGCTGGAACTGGACGCCATCGTGACAGCGGTCGTCGAAATGGCCGACATCACCGGCGCCGAGGCACCCACGCTGCGTGCGATCCACGCGGCGACCGACCTATTGGCACGCACCGTGCTGCCGTAG
- a CDS encoding ABC transporter permease/substrate binding protein — protein MPRIPFGDWVNDVVQWMLVHLDWLFGFFESIFNGVYNGLTELLQAPEPLLLAGIFAVIAFWLRGTLAAVLTFIGLWFIQNLELWDKAMETLSLVLVSTLIALIIGVPLGIWAARSSRVSNLFRPVLDLMQTLPAMVYLIPAILFFGSGAPAGIVATLIFAVPPGVRMTELGIRQVDKELVEAADAFGTTPRNTLFRVQLPLALPTIMAGVNQVIMLGLSMAAIAGMVGTGGLGGAVNEAIGQLNVGLGAESGVSIVILAIYLDRMTSSLGQQVSPLGRRALNKLRSAQGLKIWSYRPRPAVAVVGVVVLALVAGGMGMFGQNSGGAAPAASSTNVGQGKKISIGYIPWDEGVASTFLWKEILEQRGFEVETKQFDAGPLYTSLAGGTVDFQTDSWLPVTHAEYWKKYGKDLEDLGSWYGPTSLELAVPSYMKDIKSMEDLKGQASKFDGKITGIEASAGETALLKSKVLKAYGLDKEYKVVDSSTPAMLAELKRAYAKKKPIVVPLWSPHWAYNDYKLTKLKDPKGAWGKGDGIHSLARKGFGKDFPEVNKWVKDFKLSEKQLTSLEAEINKSGKGKQQDAVKAWLKKNPGVVDKLAPVKKQSTPAEAKRPVNVAWFPWDEDIAVTFLWKHVLESRGYKLNLKQMDVGPVYTGLSTGDLDVNFDAWLPYTQKSYWDKYKNKVATLGSWYGPTSLEIAVPSYVKGIKSVEDLKGRAKEFNGKIVGIEGGTGTMDILTKDVVPGYGLDKEYKVVNGSTPAMLAELKRAYAKKEPIAVLLWTPHWAYSKYDLTKLKDPKGLFGKGDTIRTVTSKAFTKQYPQLTKWFKNFKMTEDELGTLEIEINKRGQGHQAEAVTAWLKKHPEVERRMTAP, from the coding sequence GTGCCTAGGATTCCCTTTGGTGACTGGGTCAATGACGTCGTCCAGTGGATGCTCGTCCACCTGGACTGGCTGTTCGGCTTCTTCGAGAGCATCTTCAACGGTGTCTACAACGGCCTGACCGAACTCCTCCAGGCCCCCGAACCGCTGCTGCTCGCGGGCATCTTCGCCGTGATCGCCTTCTGGCTGCGCGGCACGCTGGCGGCGGTTCTCACGTTCATCGGGCTCTGGTTCATCCAGAACCTGGAGCTGTGGGACAAGGCGATGGAGACCCTGTCGCTCGTCCTCGTGTCGACACTGATCGCGTTGATCATCGGTGTGCCGCTGGGTATCTGGGCGGCGCGTTCGAGCCGGGTCAGCAATCTGTTCCGTCCGGTCCTCGACCTGATGCAGACGCTGCCGGCGATGGTCTACCTGATCCCGGCGATCCTGTTCTTCGGCTCGGGTGCTCCGGCCGGTATCGTCGCGACGCTGATCTTCGCGGTGCCGCCGGGCGTGCGCATGACCGAGCTGGGCATCCGGCAGGTCGACAAGGAGTTGGTGGAGGCCGCCGACGCGTTCGGTACGACGCCGCGCAACACCTTGTTCCGCGTGCAGCTTCCACTGGCTCTCCCGACGATCATGGCGGGTGTCAACCAGGTCATCATGCTGGGCCTGTCGATGGCCGCCATCGCGGGCATGGTCGGCACCGGCGGTCTCGGTGGCGCCGTCAACGAGGCCATCGGCCAGCTGAACGTCGGCCTGGGCGCCGAGTCCGGCGTCTCGATCGTCATCCTGGCGATCTACTTGGACCGGATGACCAGCTCGCTCGGCCAGCAGGTCTCCCCGCTCGGCCGCCGGGCGCTCAACAAGCTGCGGTCCGCGCAGGGCCTGAAGATCTGGTCGTACCGTCCTCGCCCGGCCGTCGCCGTGGTCGGTGTCGTCGTCCTCGCGCTCGTCGCGGGCGGCATGGGCATGTTCGGCCAGAACAGCGGTGGGGCCGCCCCGGCCGCCTCGTCCACGAACGTGGGCCAGGGCAAGAAGATCTCCATCGGCTACATCCCGTGGGACGAGGGCGTCGCCTCCACGTTCCTGTGGAAGGAGATCTTGGAGCAGCGCGGTTTCGAGGTCGAGACCAAGCAGTTCGACGCCGGACCGCTCTACACGTCGCTCGCGGGTGGCACGGTCGACTTCCAGACCGACTCCTGGCTGCCGGTCACGCACGCCGAGTACTGGAAGAAGTACGGCAAGGACCTGGAAGACCTCGGTTCCTGGTACGGCCCCACGTCCCTTGAACTGGCCGTGCCGTCCTACATGAAGGACATCAAGTCCATGGAGGACTTGAAGGGCCAGGCGTCGAAGTTCGACGGCAAGATCACCGGCATCGAGGCGAGCGCCGGTGAGACGGCGCTGCTCAAGAGCAAGGTGCTCAAGGCCTACGGCCTCGACAAGGAGTACAAGGTCGTCGACAGCTCGACGCCGGCGATGCTGGCCGAGCTGAAGCGCGCGTACGCCAAGAAGAAGCCGATCGTCGTCCCGCTGTGGTCGCCGCACTGGGCGTACAACGACTACAAGCTCACCAAGCTCAAGGACCCGAAGGGCGCCTGGGGCAAGGGCGACGGCATCCACTCGCTGGCCCGCAAGGGCTTCGGCAAGGACTTCCCCGAGGTCAACAAGTGGGTCAAGGACTTCAAGCTGAGCGAGAAGCAGCTCACCAGCCTTGAGGCCGAGATCAACAAGTCGGGCAAGGGCAAGCAGCAGGACGCCGTCAAGGCGTGGCTGAAGAAGAACCCGGGCGTCGTCGACAAGCTGGCCCCGGTCAAGAAGCAGTCGACCCCCGCCGAGGCCAAGCGCCCCGTCAACGTCGCCTGGTTCCCCTGGGACGAGGACATCGCGGTCACCTTCCTCTGGAAGCACGTTCTGGAGAGCCGCGGCTACAAGCTCAACCTGAAGCAGATGGACGTCGGCCCGGTCTACACGGGTCTCTCCACCGGTGACCTCGACGTCAACTTCGACGCCTGGCTGCCGTATACGCAGAAGAGCTACTGGGACAAGTACAAGAACAAGGTCGCGACCCTCGGCTCCTGGTACGGGCCCACCTCGCTCGAGATCGCCGTTCCGTCCTACGTGAAGGGCATCAAGTCGGTCGAGGACCTCAAGGGCAGGGCCAAGGAGTTCAACGGCAAGATCGTCGGCATCGAGGGCGGCACCGGAACGATGGACATCCTCACGAAGGATGTCGTGCCGGGCTACGGCCTCGACAAGGAGTACAAGGTCGTCAACGGCTCCACGCCGGCGATGCTCGCCGAGCTGAAGCGCGCGTACGCCAAGAAGGAGCCGATCGCGGTGCTCCTGTGGACGCCGCACTGGGCCTACAGCAAGTACGACCTGACCAAGCTGAAGGACCCCAAGGGCCTCTTCGGCAAGGGCGACACCATCCGCACGGTCACCAGCAAGGCGTTCACCAAGCAGTACCCGCAGCTCACGAAGTGGTTCAAGAACTTCAAGATGACCGAGGACGAGCTCGGCACCCTGGAGATCGAGATCAACAAGCGGGGCCAGGGCCACCAGGCGGAGGCGGTCACGGCGTGGCTGAAGAAGCACCCGGAGGTGGAGCGGCGGATGACGGCGCCGTAG
- a CDS encoding FadR/GntR family transcriptional regulator has translation MFNKVDGPVRLADRVAAMLTEEIESGRLTAGDKLPTEVELVKQLGVSRTVIREAVSRLRNAGLVEPRQGRGVFVLPRRTRPLDLEGGTESPGTQAKVLQIVEVRRAMEAEAAHLAATRARPADIVRMRAALAAIDTAVAAGGDGTDEDLAFHRSIAESTGNPVLVSTVHYLGEVSRGGIRVTRANEARRDDFFEAVRHEHQAILTAIESADPKAARTAARRHMKHAATRLQKADPEFWDEAEALDVDVDLDLDTGA, from the coding sequence ATGTTCAACAAGGTGGACGGGCCCGTGCGGCTCGCCGATCGCGTCGCCGCGATGCTCACCGAGGAGATCGAGTCGGGGCGGCTCACGGCGGGCGACAAGCTGCCGACCGAGGTGGAGCTCGTCAAGCAGCTCGGCGTCAGCCGCACGGTGATCCGCGAGGCGGTCTCCCGCCTGCGCAACGCGGGACTGGTGGAACCCCGCCAGGGCAGGGGCGTCTTCGTGCTGCCCCGCCGCACCCGTCCCCTGGACCTGGAGGGCGGCACCGAGTCGCCGGGCACGCAGGCGAAGGTCCTCCAGATCGTCGAGGTCCGCCGCGCGATGGAGGCCGAGGCCGCCCATCTCGCGGCGACCCGCGCGCGCCCCGCCGACATCGTGCGGATGCGTGCGGCGCTGGCGGCGATCGACACGGCGGTCGCGGCGGGCGGCGACGGCACGGACGAGGACCTCGCCTTCCATCGCTCGATCGCGGAGTCGACGGGCAACCCGGTCCTGGTCTCGACGGTCCACTACCTCGGCGAGGTCTCCCGCGGCGGCATCCGCGTCACCCGCGCCAACGAGGCCCGCCGCGACGACTTCTTCGAGGCGGTCCGCCACGAACACCAGGCGATCCTCACGGCCATCGAATCCGCCGACCCCAAGGCGGCCCGCACGGCAGCCCGCCGCCACATGAAACACGCCGCCACCCGCCTCCAGAAGGCAGACCCGGAATTCTGGGACGAGGCGGAGGCCCTGGACGTGGACGTGGACCTCGACCTGGACACGGGGGCCTGA
- the oxc gene encoding oxalyl-CoA decarboxylase: MTADSTAEQTAEAAAGADAPGELTDGYHLVVDALKKNDVDTIYGLVGIPVTDLARLAQAEGIRYIGFRHESNAGHAAAIAGYLTKTPGICLTVSAPGFLNGLVALANATTNCFPMVQISGSSERHLVDLKQGDYEEMDQLAAAQPFVKAAYRVSRVEDIGRGIARALRTAVSGRPGGVYLDIPAAVLGAVMDKGEGERTLSRLVDPAPRQLPAPEAVDRAIDLLENAERPLIVLGKGAAYAQADDKIRHLIESTGIPYVPMSMAKGLLRDDHPQSAATARSLALKKADVVMLVGARLNWLLNHGERGWNPDAKFIQVDIEAREMDSNQPIAAPLVGDIESVLDQLADRTKPGQVSAPAAWREELAARSEQNVAKMAKRLEADPHPMQFMGALKAVRDVVHQHPETYIVNEGANTLDIARNVIDMHHPRRRLDSGTWGVMGIGMGYAIAAAVESGGAPVVAIEGDSAFGFSGMELETICRYNLPVVTVIMNNGGVYRGDEVIGDAPAPTTLMSAARHDQMIESFGGKGYRATTPAEVTAALTEAIASGGPALIDCVIDPSAGTESGHIAHLNPKGIGIKK, from the coding sequence ATGACCGCTGACTCGACCGCTGAACAGACCGCCGAGGCCGCGGCAGGAGCCGACGCGCCGGGCGAGCTCACCGACGGCTACCACCTCGTCGTCGACGCCCTGAAGAAGAACGACGTCGACACGATCTACGGCCTCGTAGGCATCCCGGTGACGGACCTGGCCCGCCTCGCGCAGGCCGAGGGCATCCGCTACATCGGCTTCCGCCACGAGTCCAACGCCGGCCACGCCGCCGCGATCGCCGGCTACCTCACCAAGACGCCCGGCATCTGTCTGACCGTCTCGGCCCCCGGCTTCCTCAACGGCCTGGTCGCCCTCGCCAACGCCACCACCAACTGCTTCCCGATGGTGCAGATATCCGGCTCCAGCGAGCGCCACCTCGTCGACCTCAAGCAGGGCGACTACGAGGAGATGGACCAGCTCGCCGCGGCCCAGCCCTTCGTGAAGGCCGCCTACCGTGTCAGCCGCGTCGAGGACATCGGCCGCGGCATCGCCCGCGCCCTGCGCACCGCGGTCTCCGGCCGCCCCGGCGGCGTCTATCTCGACATCCCGGCGGCGGTCCTCGGCGCGGTCATGGACAAGGGGGAGGGGGAGCGGACCCTCTCCCGCCTGGTCGACCCGGCGCCGCGCCAGCTGCCCGCCCCCGAGGCGGTGGACCGCGCGATCGACCTCCTGGAGAACGCGGAGCGCCCGCTGATCGTCCTCGGCAAGGGCGCGGCCTACGCACAGGCCGACGACAAGATCCGTCACCTCATCGAGTCGACGGGCATCCCGTACGTACCGATGTCCATGGCGAAGGGCCTGCTCCGCGACGACCACCCGCAGTCGGCGGCGACGGCCCGGTCCCTCGCCCTGAAGAAGGCCGACGTCGTCATGCTGGTCGGCGCCCGCCTGAACTGGCTGCTCAACCACGGCGAGCGCGGCTGGAACCCGGACGCGAAATTCATCCAGGTCGACATCGAGGCGAGGGAGATGGACTCCAACCAGCCCATCGCGGCGCCCCTCGTCGGCGACATCGAATCCGTCCTCGACCAGCTCGCCGACCGCACCAAGCCCGGCCAGGTCAGCGCGCCCGCCGCCTGGCGCGAGGAGCTCGCGGCCCGCTCGGAGCAGAACGTCGCCAAGATGGCCAAGCGCCTGGAGGCCGACCCGCACCCCATGCAGTTCATGGGCGCGCTCAAGGCGGTCCGCGACGTCGTCCACCAGCACCCGGAGACGTACATCGTCAACGAGGGCGCCAACACCCTCGACATCGCCCGCAACGTCATCGACATGCACCATCCGCGCCGCCGCCTCGACTCCGGCACGTGGGGCGTCATGGGCATCGGCATGGGCTACGCGATCGCGGCCGCGGTCGAGAGCGGCGGAGCGCCCGTCGTCGCCATCGAGGGCGACAGCGCCTTCGGCTTCAGCGGCATGGAGCTGGAGACGATCTGCCGCTACAACCTGCCGGTCGTCACCGTGATCATGAACAACGGCGGCGTCTACCGGGGCGACGAGGTGATCGGTGACGCCCCCGCCCCCACGACCCTGATGAGCGCGGCCCGCCACGACCAGATGATCGAGTCCTTCGGCGGCAAGGGGTACCGGGCCACCACACCCGCCGAGGTCACGGCCGCACTCACCGAGGCGATCGCCTCCGGCGGCCCCGCGCTCATCGACTGCGTGATCGACCCGTCGGCCGGCACGGAGAGCGGCCACATCGCCCACCTGAACCCGAAGGGCATCGGCATCAAGAAGTAG
- the denD gene encoding D-erythronate dehydrogenase yields the protein MRIVITGGFGFLGRQVAEALLERRTFDGLPIDRLILADKFVPDESPLTADPLVEVVQGDLTDRLAELFARPVDVVIHLAAAVSAECEADFDLGMTANLDTTRALLQAARAQSEAGGPTVRLVLASSVAVYGSDAALPLPPVVDESTLPTPQSSYGVQKRICEQLVAEYTRRGYVDGRVTRLMTVSVRPGKPNAAASGFLSGVVREPLAGLPATCPVSPDTQVALASPRRTVEGILRVAQAERGTQDGQLTGNIPVNLPALTVTVSEILHTLREVAGNAVADLVTVTPDSSIESIVGSWPASFDNTRAAALGLSPDPDFASVIRQYVADHPDAVTAEVSAATSID from the coding sequence ATGAGGATCGTCATCACGGGCGGTTTCGGCTTTCTGGGCCGCCAGGTCGCCGAGGCCCTGCTGGAGCGGCGCACGTTCGACGGCCTGCCCATCGACCGCCTCATCCTCGCGGACAAGTTCGTCCCGGACGAGTCGCCGCTCACGGCGGACCCGCTGGTGGAGGTGGTGCAGGGCGACCTCACGGACCGGCTCGCGGAGTTGTTCGCTCGGCCGGTCGACGTGGTCATCCACCTCGCGGCGGCGGTGTCGGCGGAGTGCGAGGCGGACTTCGACCTCGGCATGACCGCCAACCTGGACACGACCCGGGCTCTCCTTCAGGCGGCCCGCGCCCAGTCGGAGGCGGGCGGCCCGACCGTACGCCTCGTGCTCGCCAGCAGCGTGGCGGTCTACGGCTCGGACGCCGCACTCCCCCTCCCACCCGTGGTGGACGAGTCCACGCTGCCCACGCCGCAGTCCAGCTACGGCGTGCAGAAGCGGATCTGCGAGCAGCTGGTCGCCGAGTACACGCGCCGCGGATACGTGGACGGCCGCGTGACGCGCCTGATGACGGTGTCGGTGCGCCCCGGCAAGCCGAACGCGGCGGCCTCCGGCTTCCTCTCGGGCGTGGTCCGCGAACCCCTCGCGGGCCTCCCGGCAACGTGCCCGGTGAGCCCGGACACACAGGTGGCCCTGGCCTCCCCCCGCCGCACGGTGGAGGGCATCCTGCGGGTGGCACAGGCCGAACGCGGCACACAGGACGGCCAGTTGACCGGCAACATCCCGGTGAACCTACCCGCCCTGACGGTCACGGTCTCCGAAATCCTGCACACACTCCGCGAGGTGGCAGGCAACGCGGTCGCCGACCTGGTAACGGTGACACCGGACTCCTCCATCGAGTCGATCGTCGGCTCCTGGCCGGCCTCCTTCGACAACACCCGCGCGGCAGCGCTGGGCCTCTCTCCCGACCCGGACTTCGCATCGGTGATCCGCCAGTACGTCGCCGACCACCCGGACGCGGTCACCGCCGAGGTGTCCGCGGCCACGTCGATAGACTGA